The following are encoded together in the Cynocephalus volans isolate mCynVol1 chromosome 4, mCynVol1.pri, whole genome shotgun sequence genome:
- the C4H11orf58 gene encoding small acidic protein, producing the protein MSAARESHPHGVKRSASPDDDLGSSNWEAADLGNEERKQKFLRLMGAGKKEHTGRLVIGDHKSTSHFRTGEEDKKINEELESQYQQSMDSKLSGRYRRHCGLGFSEVEDHDGEGDVAGDDDDDDDDDSPDPESPDDSESDSESEKESAEELQATEHPDEVEDPKNKKDAKSNYKMMFVKSSGS; encoded by the exons ATGAGTGCTGCCAGGGAGTCTCACCCGCACGGGGTGAAGCGTTCAGCTTCCCCAGACGACGAT cttgGATCCAGCAATTGGGAGGCAGCAGATTTGGGtaatgaagagagaaaacaaaagttcTTGAGACTTATGGGTGCAGGAAAG AAAGAACATACTGGTCGTCTTGTTATAGGAGATCACAAATCAACATCTCACTTCCGaacag gggaagaagacaagaaaattaatgaagaacTGGAGTCTCAATATCAGCAAAGTATGGACAGTAAATTATCAGGAAGATATCGACGACATTGTGGACTTGGCTTCAGTGAG GTAGAGGATCATGATGGAGAAGGCGATGTGGctggagatgatgatgatgatgatgatgatgattcacCTGATCCTGAAAGTCCAGATGACTCCGAAAGTGATTCAGAATCAGAGAAAGAATCTGCTGAAGAACTCCAAGCTACTGAGCACCCTGATGAAGTGGAAGatcccaaaaacaaaaaagatgcaaAAAGCAATTATAAGATGATGTTTGTTAAATCCAGTGGTTCATAA